In Flavobacterium sp. N1736, the following are encoded in one genomic region:
- a CDS encoding T9SS type A sorting domain-containing protein: protein MKIILSFFILLFYSTIQAQPKLTFSYDAAGNQINRILCINCVSKTVKEVKEIEAITQDDLLQFSEKDFISYYPNPVREELYLQWQLVNDNYVTAIHLYSITGQVLRTYQQNIQDNNLTIPFQAYPAGVYIVLMSYKDGGEKSIKIIKQ, encoded by the coding sequence ATGAAAATTATACTGTCCTTTTTTATATTATTATTTTATTCAACTATTCAGGCACAGCCTAAACTAACTTTTAGTTACGATGCTGCCGGAAACCAAATCAACCGAATTCTTTGTATTAACTGTGTTTCAAAAACAGTCAAAGAAGTAAAAGAAATCGAGGCTATTACTCAAGATGATTTATTACAGTTTTCAGAAAAAGATTTTATCTCCTATTATCCCAATCCGGTACGCGAAGAGCTGTATTTGCAATGGCAGTTAGTCAATGATAATTATGTCACAGCAATACACTTGTATTCGATAACTGGACAGGTTTTAAGAACGTATCAGCAGAACATTCAGGACAATAACCTTACTATACCTTTTCAGGCTTATCCTGCGGGAGTTTATATTGTTTTGATGTCATACAAAGATGGAGGAGAAAAATCGATTAAAATCATTAAACAATAA
- the glmS gene encoding glutamine--fructose-6-phosphate transaminase (isomerizing) gives MCGIVGYIGHREAYPIVIKGLKRLEYRGYDSAGVMLYDAESGVKVCKTKGKVSDLEAKAKDTFNTNGSIGIGHTRWATHGVPNDVNSHPHLSNSGELVIIHNGIIENYAPLKEELIKRGYTFKSDTDTEVLVNLIEEVQKNENIKLGKAVQIALNQVVGAYAIAVFDKKNPNEIVAARLGSPLAIGVGEGEFFIASDASPFIEYTSNAIYLEDGEMANIRLHKPLKVRKIKDDSLVDPYIQELQMNLEQIEKGGYDHFMLKEIYEQPSVIKDTYRGRLHANEGIVQMAGVEDNLEKFLNAKRILIVACGTSWHAGLVAEYIFEEFTRIPVEVEYASEFRYRNPIINKDDIVIAISQSGETADTMAAIKLAKENGAFVFGVCNVVGSSISRESHAGAYTHAGPEIGVASTKAFTTQITVLTMIALRLGKAKGTLSNSDFHAYLQELEIIPEKVAEALETNDRAKEIAAAFKDAPNCLYLGRGYNFPVALEGALKLKEISYIHAEGYPAAEMKHGPIALIDEHMPVIVIAPKQGHYDKIVSNIQEIKSRSGKIIAVVTKGDTQVRELADYVIEIPETSDALSPLITTIPLQLLSYYIAVMRGCNVDQPRNLAKSVTVE, from the coding sequence ATGTGTGGAATTGTTGGATATATAGGTCATAGAGAGGCTTATCCTATTGTTATAAAAGGACTCAAGCGACTCGAATACAGAGGGTACGACAGTGCCGGTGTTATGTTATATGATGCCGAATCTGGTGTGAAAGTTTGTAAAACAAAAGGTAAAGTTTCTGACCTTGAAGCAAAAGCAAAAGATACTTTTAATACAAACGGGAGTATAGGAATTGGGCATACGCGTTGGGCAACTCACGGGGTTCCAAATGATGTAAACTCACATCCGCATCTTTCAAATTCCGGTGAATTAGTGATTATTCACAACGGAATTATTGAGAATTATGCACCGCTTAAAGAAGAATTAATAAAAAGAGGTTATACTTTTAAATCGGATACTGATACGGAAGTTTTAGTAAATCTTATTGAAGAAGTTCAAAAGAATGAAAATATAAAACTGGGTAAAGCCGTACAAATTGCTTTAAACCAGGTTGTAGGTGCGTATGCGATTGCGGTTTTTGACAAGAAAAATCCAAACGAAATCGTGGCTGCAAGATTAGGAAGTCCATTAGCAATTGGGGTTGGAGAAGGAGAGTTCTTTATTGCCTCTGATGCTTCGCCTTTTATCGAATATACTTCAAATGCAATTTACCTTGAAGATGGTGAAATGGCAAACATCAGATTGCACAAACCTCTTAAAGTTAGAAAAATAAAAGATGACTCTTTAGTCGATCCTTATATTCAGGAACTTCAAATGAATTTGGAGCAAATTGAAAAAGGCGGCTACGATCATTTCATGTTAAAAGAAATATACGAACAGCCAAGCGTTATTAAAGACACTTACAGAGGAAGACTTCATGCCAATGAAGGAATTGTTCAAATGGCAGGTGTTGAAGATAATCTGGAAAAATTTTTAAATGCAAAACGAATCCTGATTGTTGCCTGTGGTACTTCATGGCACGCCGGATTGGTTGCTGAATATATTTTTGAAGAGTTCACGCGTATTCCTGTTGAAGTTGAATATGCTTCTGAATTTAGATACAGAAACCCAATTATCAATAAAGATGATATTGTTATCGCTATTTCTCAATCGGGAGAAACTGCAGATACAATGGCAGCTATTAAATTAGCCAAAGAAAATGGTGCTTTTGTATTTGGTGTTTGTAATGTTGTCGGTTCTTCTATTTCAAGAGAAAGTCATGCAGGTGCTTACACGCACGCAGGACCTGAAATTGGGGTTGCTTCTACAAAAGCATTTACAACTCAAATTACGGTTTTAACCATGATTGCTTTGCGATTAGGTAAAGCTAAAGGAACATTATCAAACAGTGATTTTCATGCGTATCTTCAAGAATTAGAAATAATTCCTGAAAAAGTAGCCGAGGCTTTAGAAACAAACGACAGAGCAAAAGAAATTGCAGCAGCTTTTAAAGATGCTCCAAACTGTTTGTACTTAGGGCGTGGATATAACTTTCCGGTTGCGCTGGAAGGAGCCTTAAAACTGAAAGAGATCTCATATATTCATGCAGAAGGGTATCCGGCTGCAGAAATGAAACACGGACCAATTGCGCTTATAGATGAGCATATGCCGGTTATTGTAATTGCACCAAAACAAGGTCATTATGATAAAATTGTAAGTAACATTCAGGAAATTAAATCAAGAAGCGGTAAAATTATTGCCGTAGTTACAAAAGGCGATACACAAGTGCGTGAATTGGCTGATTATGTAATCGAGATTCCTGAAACTTCAGATGCTTTATCACCGCTTATTACTACAATTCCGTTGCAATTACTTTCTTATTACATTGCTGTAATGAGAGGTTGTAATGTCGATCAGCCACGTAACCTGGCAAAATCAGTTACTGTAGAATAA
- a CDS encoding tail fiber protein: MKKVLLAIAFICNTAIYSQTFDGDLGSKSLKWATEQKDFNKPPRVGVDPMSIKLWDNYGGLNAPSDWGSLLEISGKTNHLISQLYFDNTWDGGRILYRSAFYDQNNWESWRYILDSKNDVISSRDLKIAGNGNSYISGNLGIGTTNPTSKLTVAGNIHAQEVKVTINARLFPDYVFANDYKLKSLSEVEAYIKENSHLPEIPSASEIEKNGLMLAEMNLSLLKKMEEMTLYMIEMKKENENLVKNQVSLEKRIEKIETK; this comes from the coding sequence ATGAAAAAAGTATTACTTGCTATTGCATTTATTTGCAATACTGCCATTTATAGCCAAACATTTGATGGTGATCTAGGTTCTAAAAGTTTAAAATGGGCAACAGAACAAAAAGATTTTAACAAGCCTCCAAGAGTGGGAGTTGATCCTATGTCTATTAAGTTATGGGATAATTATGGGGGCTTAAATGCTCCTTCTGATTGGGGATCACTATTGGAAATAAGTGGTAAAACGAATCATTTGATTTCTCAACTTTATTTTGACAACACGTGGGATGGAGGCAGAATACTTTATAGAAGTGCATTTTATGATCAAAATAACTGGGAAAGCTGGCGTTATATTTTAGATTCTAAAAATGATGTTATTTCATCTAGAGATCTAAAAATAGCCGGAAACGGAAATAGTTATATTTCCGGAAATTTAGGTATCGGTACAACAAACCCAACTTCAAAACTTACAGTTGCCGGAAACATTCATGCTCAGGAAGTAAAAGTAACCATTAACGCAAGATTATTTCCTGATTATGTATTTGCTAACGATTATAAATTAAAATCGCTAAGTGAAGTAGAAGCTTATATCAAAGAAAATAGTCATTTACCTGAAATTCCATCGGCAAGTGAAATAGAGAAAAATGGATTAATGCTGGCAGAAATGAATTTAAGTTTGCTTAAAAAAATGGAGGAAATGACGCTCTATATGATTGAAATGAAGAAAGAGAATGAAAATCTTGTAAAGAATCAAGTATCATTAGAAAAAAGAATAGAGAAAATAGAAACAAAATAA
- a CDS encoding FG-GAP-like repeat-containing protein, with the protein MKKQYFTLILLVFGFLVSAQTTEGDIVNETTAIKKISGDAPIITKTDKTLLSAVMSATTALTGNSAEVGITEGELSISLNGNASYTIPITIPKGINNVEPQISVVYNSQNGLNGTAARGWDISGVSSITRIPSTKFHDGVIDPVDFNALDRFALDGQRLIVKTGTTGVYGANNTVYETEYFSNIKVTSYGVSHFGSNYGPAYFYVEYPDGSKAFYGSSINSSSIMEWSVLYFENAQGLRINYLYTLLNNTLYIDSIKYGSVNSYTAPNEIKFSYEERIFPENGYVAGQNIIRSKRLKEIKVITSGIGYRNYSLSYMESDRINKITETSGDGTKSYNPTVFDYGMTPEAIKYQNIVTSLDLGNIESLNVGAVSGDFDSDGKMDCLVYPTIGADAKTKYWLYAGIESGNYVNFGREHNVGAFDDIFTATFLSSDNKILPQGWVIAKKTNTQFTFTIYGMIYTLGSNNIQKHYERVVNIPKTLFLKNIIAGDFNGDGLTDVLAVDSFSTIIDYPAGKQVYFIDLKRDKTTDFSTFAGELQTVLSKTSKVEVADFNGDGKSDLFVYDAGILTIYSLNRDNKLIVLYKSAFDHTLIAPSEYPYLTTNMPILIGDYNGDGKSDFMIPKAYGSSQWYKYTSTGTTMIKEEKTYTAIFSRNDSYNTYNYIATDFNNDGKTDLIKVWNEVKNNNGNIIISCYESINGDFVNPEHRAATGPKPEINIYALPVFLPQSLNNSNSILNKINSTLDIAFFNQNKIHFFNSGGDYKKSNLLTNITTGNGVQEAITYIPLDSQFANTYQNTTIYKSSKGIASYPDFDILTDPNLYVVSKLEKQSKDDYKKRLFAYYGAVSNTEGLGFMGFRSVTQTDWYNDTTATFSNITKNDINLRGAAIENYFIRGFREPLVSSLDSKTPSSIIKGGITDYIVSGTDNLLATESITLKPDTWIKPGSTFSAKINEGANNSPNTPVDFITKSISTYESNLLSNKVFKLKNTINKQFNTLTNTNSEAYIEYDAYNNPLTTTAILKEGFSTVQTTVENTEYYNNIATSPYVIGRPERNTQSVSVSGDIMRSKQIYYYDHVTGLVNQFMRQGHNTNFIIELNNYDNFGNLVNKSILAPGVAIRKSSYEYDPSGRFLTKVTDHENLSTSFVYNVNGTLKSQTNPYNLTTSFTYDSWFKKRTITDEKLNKTITHVYTRNAEKAIVSTTTDALDGSATEETFDDLGRKIKSGQKDLNGKYAYVSFMYDVFDRNYKTSEPYFDAGPSQWNETKFDIYSRPDEIILFNTRTTKALYNGLTSTIVDGQKIKSVTKNAIGNIISSNENTGGTIKYNYFANGNLKQTDYNGVKIDIEQDGWGRKTKITDPSAGVFTYKNNDLGELETETSKNGEVVTTITRDKGGKPIKKTVTGSGTDTETIYEYDATTQLLNKTTFNDKKEPVGNNQIVTTYTYDDIFKRVLKIVEDKTGVSKFTTIWSYDGLGRIDTETKEAELGSRKIGMTTQRRYKNGNLYQILENNTKKVLWQINDVNAKGQLKESILGNGIKTTNEYDSNGYVSKIQVDKTTGQTGNVLTLNTKFDFKTDNLENRTNSAFNNYTESFKYDELDRLTEFTNKDGIKEIQNYEASGKIKDNNLGTYNYSKEKPYQNTAITLTPEAYGYYVDREGAFKDGTTERKLDITYNAFKSPLQITESTIDKISFSYNDNNQRSTMYYGSMEDEVLRPLRKHYSADGTMEIKQNIKTGSTEFVVFVGGDGYTAPIVAMNDGTYTTPNISYLHRDYQGTILAITDASAVVMEKRLFDAWGALIKVEDKAGNILKGLTFLDRGYTGHEHLQSVGLINMNARLYDPVLHRFLQIDNFIQDPTNTQNYNQYGYVLNNPLLYTDPSGNAYNDGKDCKGCGPTEGQQIGAGGLIGTVVNNWDDWGIKDWANKNINLKKIDQWRKDKISLNNIFGRHKNSGPPPNMSKYANLNNASFTGAKLGSSISKVYNSNKQVFRSHFDAAEISGGTAEIIGLLGAPFTEGASLEFSAYGAKMSAYGTVGNSVMDIFDGEFSTAANRWTQFVISAGMGKAIESGIPQSTLRNMLSSFKIYVETYVAPVFEESWNKFNVSSNKLKL; encoded by the coding sequence ATGAAAAAACAGTACTTTACCCTTATACTTTTAGTTTTTGGTTTTTTGGTTTCTGCACAAACTACAGAAGGCGACATTGTCAATGAAACAACCGCAATAAAAAAAATTTCCGGTGATGCCCCAATTATTACTAAAACAGATAAAACGCTATTATCTGCAGTAATGTCTGCAACAACTGCGCTAACAGGCAATTCTGCAGAAGTGGGGATTACAGAAGGCGAATTATCAATTTCGTTAAATGGAAATGCCAGCTACACCATTCCTATTACAATTCCAAAAGGGATAAATAATGTTGAGCCTCAAATAAGTGTAGTTTATAATAGTCAAAATGGACTTAACGGGACAGCTGCGCGTGGCTGGGATATTTCAGGAGTATCATCGATAACCAGAATTCCATCTACTAAATTTCATGATGGAGTGATAGATCCGGTAGATTTTAATGCATTAGACAGGTTTGCACTAGACGGGCAAAGACTAATAGTAAAAACAGGAACAACAGGTGTTTATGGAGCAAATAATACAGTTTATGAAACTGAATATTTTTCAAATATTAAAGTTACTTCTTACGGAGTTTCTCATTTTGGCTCCAATTATGGTCCGGCATACTTTTATGTAGAATACCCGGATGGATCTAAGGCATTCTATGGTAGTTCGATAAATTCAAGCTCAATTATGGAATGGTCTGTTCTGTATTTTGAAAATGCTCAGGGACTTAGAATCAATTATTTATATACATTGTTAAACAATACTTTATATATTGATAGTATTAAATACGGGTCTGTAAATAGTTATACGGCGCCTAATGAAATAAAATTTAGTTATGAAGAGAGAATTTTTCCTGAAAACGGTTACGTTGCAGGACAAAATATTATAAGAAGTAAAAGATTAAAAGAAATAAAAGTCATTACAAGTGGAATTGGCTATAGAAATTATAGTTTGTCTTATATGGAAAGTGATCGTATCAATAAGATAACAGAAACAAGTGGTGACGGAACAAAAAGTTATAACCCCACTGTTTTTGATTATGGGATGACACCTGAGGCAATAAAATATCAAAATATAGTAACTTCACTAGATCTTGGAAATATAGAATCATTAAATGTGGGCGCTGTTTCCGGAGATTTTGATAGTGATGGCAAAATGGATTGTTTGGTTTATCCAACAATTGGTGCTGATGCTAAAACTAAATATTGGTTATATGCAGGAATTGAGTCAGGAAACTATGTTAATTTCGGACGAGAACATAATGTAGGTGCTTTTGATGATATTTTTACGGCAACCTTTTTAAGTTCTGATAATAAAATTTTACCACAAGGCTGGGTTATTGCAAAAAAAACAAATACTCAATTTACCTTTACGATATATGGCATGATATATACACTTGGAAGTAATAATATACAGAAACATTATGAAAGAGTTGTTAATATTCCCAAAACCCTTTTTCTAAAAAACATTATTGCGGGTGATTTTAACGGAGATGGCTTAACAGATGTTTTGGCCGTTGATTCTTTCTCTACCATTATAGATTATCCTGCTGGCAAACAAGTTTATTTTATTGATTTAAAAAGAGACAAAACCACGGATTTTTCAACTTTTGCAGGTGAACTACAGACAGTATTGAGCAAAACATCCAAAGTAGAAGTGGCGGATTTTAATGGCGACGGAAAATCTGACCTATTTGTCTACGACGCTGGCATTTTGACTATTTATTCGCTAAACAGAGATAACAAACTTATCGTTTTGTATAAGAGTGCTTTTGATCATACTTTAATTGCACCGAGTGAATATCCTTATTTAACAACTAATATGCCAATTCTAATTGGCGATTATAACGGAGACGGAAAATCTGATTTCATGATACCAAAAGCATACGGATCATCACAATGGTATAAGTATACTTCGACAGGAACTACCATGATAAAAGAAGAGAAAACCTATACGGCGATTTTTAGCCGTAATGACTCTTATAACACTTATAATTATATTGCCACAGACTTTAATAATGATGGTAAAACAGACTTAATAAAAGTTTGGAATGAGGTTAAAAATAATAATGGCAATATTATTATTTCGTGTTATGAAAGTATAAATGGTGATTTCGTTAATCCTGAACATAGAGCTGCTACGGGACCAAAACCTGAAATTAATATTTATGCACTTCCAGTATTTTTGCCTCAGTCACTCAATAATTCAAATAGTATATTAAATAAAATCAATTCAACACTTGATATTGCCTTTTTTAATCAAAATAAAATTCATTTTTTTAACTCTGGAGGTGATTATAAAAAGAGTAATTTATTAACCAATATTACAACGGGCAATGGTGTACAAGAAGCAATTACGTATATTCCGTTAGATTCACAATTTGCCAATACCTATCAAAATACGACTATTTATAAATCAAGTAAAGGGATTGCAAGTTATCCTGATTTTGATATTCTTACAGATCCTAATTTATATGTAGTTTCTAAATTAGAAAAACAAAGTAAAGACGATTACAAAAAAAGATTATTTGCTTATTATGGCGCTGTATCAAATACAGAAGGTCTTGGTTTTATGGGTTTTAGATCTGTAACCCAAACAGACTGGTATAATGATACTACAGCTACGTTTTCGAATATTACAAAAAATGATATTAATTTAAGAGGTGCCGCAATTGAAAATTATTTTATCCGCGGCTTTAGAGAACCTTTAGTATCAAGTCTTGACAGTAAAACACCAAGTTCAATTATTAAAGGTGGAATTACAGACTATATAGTAAGTGGTACAGACAATTTGCTGGCTACAGAAAGTATTACATTAAAACCTGATACCTGGATTAAACCAGGCAGTACGTTTTCGGCAAAAATAAACGAAGGAGCCAATAATTCGCCTAATACACCAGTAGATTTTATAACAAAATCTATTTCGACTTATGAAAGTAATCTTTTGTCGAATAAGGTTTTTAAATTAAAAAATACGATTAATAAACAATTTAATACCCTTACCAATACCAATAGTGAAGCATATATAGAATATGATGCCTATAATAATCCTTTAACAACTACTGCTATTTTAAAAGAAGGTTTTTCAACCGTTCAAACAACAGTTGAAAATACGGAGTACTATAATAATATTGCAACATCGCCTTATGTTATTGGAAGACCGGAGCGTAATACACAAAGTGTTTCTGTTTCGGGAGATATCATGAGGTCTAAACAAATTTATTATTATGATCATGTTACCGGACTTGTAAACCAATTTATGCGACAAGGACATAATACCAACTTTATTATAGAACTTAATAATTATGATAACTTTGGAAATCTTGTAAACAAATCAATTCTGGCTCCTGGCGTAGCAATTAGAAAAAGCAGTTATGAATATGATCCTTCCGGCAGATTTTTAACAAAAGTTACTGATCATGAAAATCTGTCTACATCATTTGTTTATAATGTGAATGGAACTTTAAAATCGCAAACAAATCCTTATAATCTCACTACATCATTTACCTATGATTCGTGGTTTAAAAAGCGAACAATAACAGATGAAAAATTAAATAAAACAATAACTCATGTATATACCAGAAATGCCGAAAAAGCAATCGTTAGCACAACAACTGATGCATTAGACGGAAGCGCAACCGAAGAAACATTTGACGATCTTGGAAGAAAAATAAAGTCCGGACAAAAAGATTTAAACGGAAAATATGCATACGTATCCTTTATGTATGATGTTTTTGACCGAAACTATAAAACGAGCGAACCTTATTTTGATGCAGGTCCGTCGCAATGGAATGAAACTAAATTTGATATTTACAGTCGACCAGATGAAATAATATTATTTAATACAAGAACAACAAAAGCGTTATATAATGGTTTAACATCGACTATTGTTGATGGTCAGAAAATAAAAAGCGTCACAAAAAATGCGATTGGCAATATTATATCTTCCAACGAAAATACTGGCGGAACAATTAAGTATAATTATTTTGCCAATGGAAATCTAAAACAAACCGATTATAATGGTGTAAAAATAGATATTGAACAAGATGGCTGGGGACGAAAAACAAAAATTACAGATCCGTCTGCCGGAGTTTTTACCTATAAAAATAATGATCTGGGAGAACTTGAAACAGAAACCAGCAAAAATGGTGAAGTCGTAACCACAATTACTCGTGACAAAGGCGGTAAACCAATCAAAAAAACAGTAACAGGCTCTGGGACAGATACAGAAACGATTTATGAGTATGATGCAACAACGCAGCTGCTTAATAAAACTACTTTTAATGATAAAAAAGAACCTGTAGGAAACAATCAAATTGTTACGACCTATACGTATGATGATATTTTTAAAAGAGTACTGAAAATAGTAGAAGATAAAACAGGTGTGTCTAAGTTTACTACTATATGGAGTTATGACGGATTAGGAAGAATTGATACAGAAACCAAAGAGGCAGAATTAGGATCAAGAAAGATTGGCATGACCACACAAAGACGATATAAAAATGGTAATTTGTATCAAATTCTTGAAAATAACACTAAAAAAGTATTGTGGCAAATTAATGACGTAAATGCAAAAGGTCAGCTAAAAGAAAGTATTTTGGGTAACGGTATAAAAACCACCAATGAATATGATAGTAATGGCTATGTATCAAAAATACAAGTTGACAAAACAACAGGACAGACAGGGAATGTTTTAACATTAAATACTAAATTCGATTTTAAAACAGATAATTTAGAGAACCGTACAAACAGTGCGTTTAATAATTATACCGAAAGTTTTAAGTATGATGAACTCGACCGACTTACCGAATTTACAAACAAAGACGGCATTAAGGAAATACAAAATTATGAAGCATCAGGAAAAATAAAAGACAATAACTTAGGTACTTATAATTACAGTAAAGAAAAACCGTATCAAAATACGGCTATTACACTTACGCCGGAAGCGTACGGATATTATGTTGATAGAGAAGGCGCTTTTAAGGACGGTACAACAGAAAGAAAATTAGACATTACGTATAATGCTTTTAAAAGCCCGCTGCAAATTACAGAATCGACTATAGACAAAATAAGTTTTAGCTATAACGACAACAACCAGCGTAGTACCATGTATTACGGAAGTATGGAAGACGAAGTGTTAAGACCTTTACGCAAGCACTATTCTGCCGATGGCACGATGGAGATCAAGCAGAATATAAAAACCGGCAGTACAGAATTTGTCGTTTTTGTAGGTGGCGACGGTTACACCGCTCCTATAGTAGCCATGAATGACGGAACATATACAACTCCAAATATTTCATATTTACACCGTGACTATCAGGGAACAATTCTCGCTATAACAGATGCGAGTGCAGTTGTTATGGAAAAACGATTGTTTGATGCCTGGGGTGCTTTAATAAAAGTAGAAGATAAAGCAGGTAATATCTTAAAAGGCTTAACCTTTTTAGACAGAGGGTATACAGGTCATGAACACCTGCAAAGTGTAGGTTTAATTAATATGAATGCCAGACTTTATGACCCCGTATTGCACAGATTTTTGCAGATAGATAATTTTATACAAGACCCTACCAATACACAAAACTACAACCAGTATGGTTATGTATTAAACAACCCGCTGTTGTATACAGACCCAAGTGGAAATGCTTATAATGATGGTAAAGATTGTAAAGGTTGTGGTCCTACAGAGGGCCAGCAAATTGGTGCTGGAGGTTTAATAGGTACTGTTGTTAACAATTGGGATGACTGGGGAATTAAAGATTGGGCAAATAAAAATATTAATTTAAAAAAGATTGACCAATGGAGAAAAGACAAAATTAGTCTTAATAATATATTTGGGCGTCATAAAAATTCTGGACCACCACCTAATATGAGTAAATATGCGAATTTGAATAATGCCAGTTTTACAGGAGCCAAATTAGGTTCTTCAATTAGTAAAGTATATAATTCAAATAAACAAGTATTTAGAAGCCATTTTGATGCAGCAGAAATTAGTGGTGGTACAGCAGAAATTATTGGACTTTTAGGTGCTCCATTTACTGAAGGTGCCTCTTTAGAATTTTCAGCTTATGGAGCGAAAATGTCAGCATATGGTACAGTAGGTAATTCTGTAATGGATATCTTTGATGGTGAATTTTCAACAGCAGCTAATAGATGGACTCAATTTGTTATTTCTGCAGGAATGGGTAAAGCTATTGAGAGTGGAATACCACAATCAACATTAAGAAATATGCTGTCTTCTTTTAAAATATACGTTGAAACATATGTTGCTCCTGTTTTTGAAGAAAGTTGGAATAAATTCAATGTGTCGTCTAATAAGTTAAAATTATAA
- a CDS encoding tail fiber protein, whose product MKKRLLIVALFVCQINFAQNSFPATGHVGIGTTVPSQLLSLHGSHSDSKFLLHSIGKGDDAGQADLMLWASEPGLTYSGVGIGNNVNNYFGVNLLNPARGGSYIRLLDNSMSFNVVSSAGVDKQAIGINTEGNVGIGTTNPSNIQGWSRVLDVAGIHDSKILATSENASYKVGIFSHNENWYGGGGFVGTESNHSLHLITNYNVKMSILTNGNVGIGTLNPTSKLTVAGNIHAQEVKVTVNAGLVPDYVFANDYKLKSLSEVEDYIKENSHLPEIPSAAEIEKNGLMLAEMNLSLLKKMEEMTLYMIEQNKQIIDLKSRLGKIESGLVK is encoded by the coding sequence ATGAAGAAAAGATTGTTAATAGTAGCCTTGTTTGTTTGTCAAATTAATTTTGCTCAAAACTCATTTCCAGCGACAGGTCATGTTGGAATTGGAACAACCGTTCCTTCTCAATTATTAAGTTTGCATGGAAGCCATTCAGATTCCAAATTTTTACTTCATTCTATTGGCAAAGGAGATGATGCTGGACAAGCTGATCTAATGCTATGGGCAAGTGAGCCCGGATTAACATATTCCGGAGTTGGTATTGGAAACAATGTTAATAATTATTTTGGTGTAAATTTGTTAAATCCGGCAAGAGGAGGTTCTTATATTCGGTTGTTAGATAACTCGATGAGTTTCAATGTTGTATCTTCTGCTGGGGTTGACAAGCAGGCAATTGGTATAAATACAGAAGGTAATGTTGGTATTGGAACTACAAATCCTTCAAATATTCAAGGTTGGAGTAGAGTGTTAGATGTTGCTGGAATACATGATTCAAAAATTTTAGCAACCTCAGAAAATGCATCATATAAAGTTGGCATTTTTTCACACAATGAAAATTGGTATGGCGGCGGCGGATTTGTTGGCACAGAAAGCAATCATTCATTACACTTAATTACTAATTATAATGTAAAGATGTCTATTCTAACAAATGGCAATGTTGGTATTGGTACATTAAACCCAACTTCAAAACTTACAGTTGCCGGAAACATTCATGCTCAGGAAGTAAAAGTAACTGTCAATGCAGGATTAGTTCCTGATTATGTATTTGCCAATGATTATAAATTAAAATCGCTAAGTGAAGTAGAAGATTATATCAAAGAAAATAGTCATTTGCCGGAAATTCCATCGGCAGCTGAAATAGAGAAAAATGGATTAATGCTGGCAGAAATGAATTTAAGTTTGCTTAAAAAAATGGAAGAAATGACACTTTATATGATTGAACAAAACAAGCAGATTATAGATTTAAAAAGTCGATTAGGAAAAATAGAATCGGGTTTGGTGAAATAA